The proteins below come from a single Nitrosospira sp. Is2 genomic window:
- a CDS encoding caspase, EACC1-associated type has product MAGARYAVLIGSSIFPDEPKLLPLSAPEKDVDGLAAVLRSPERGCFSDVSVLKNRPQFEIIRNIQRTLNRAGRDDLVVLYYSGHGKLNRAGQLHLAAFDTVLDELESSAVPVRSIRDFVDASQSQRVVIILDCCFSGAIGGAFTKGSVDDQLQVAAREGRGTYIMTASTGIQTALEKETDQHSVFTKHLIAGIESGDADMNRDGTITADELYDYLYMRVREESHQEPTKWSVDTRGHFIIANSGRLPRKERAEELREFLFELAKENRITTKILTEALTLISRPTDSLSVSDKARDVLLDTLRDKKIDAVDFVLQWVQIRKVRLNKSPRKQAKPASEVVAETSKAPPKLASIQAEAISENPDTETRPSPDIPPLVMPLLNESPQVSVGKTVPFPQKPIRKLNENGIETPLASEVLRNPVVLFLIGIVVIGGIILAVTLNGPSPSTETGHEYSGSTQPMKLPDAARFTQTENDPISAMIKEAEQGNAGAQFRLGWMYQYGSGGVLENSEKAREWYRKAAEQGHPKARRQLDAIKIVPTHPQVPAKQADSKVVSETQAKSSTKLASEPTKKQDKKSEHGKGRSGDAMKATLMYQESTELGNDNTNYPAIHKYQKAAEEGNADAQNSLGSSYADGEGVPKDPAKAIGWYLKAAEQNNRYAQANLGWSYAHGEGVPKDAVKAVEWYRKAADQGNANAQNSLGRMYENGEGVPKDAVKAVEWYQKAADQGNDNAQNSLGRMYENGEGVPKDAVKAVEWYRKAATQSHTNAQYNLGRMYANGEGVPKDAVKAVELYRKAASKGHANAQRQLDAMK; this is encoded by the coding sequence ATGGCTGGCGCCCGGTATGCAGTCTTGATCGGAAGCAGCATCTTTCCCGATGAACCGAAGCTGCTGCCTCTGAGTGCCCCAGAGAAGGATGTGGACGGCTTGGCAGCGGTGTTGCGCTCGCCAGAACGCGGTTGCTTCAGCGACGTATCTGTCCTCAAAAACCGTCCGCAGTTTGAGATTATTCGTAATATTCAACGTACGCTCAACCGTGCTGGTCGAGATGACCTGGTAGTTCTGTACTACTCAGGACATGGCAAGCTCAATCGAGCTGGCCAGCTCCATCTGGCCGCGTTTGATACTGTATTGGACGAGCTTGAGTCATCAGCAGTCCCGGTGCGCAGTATTCGCGATTTCGTGGATGCGTCGCAATCTCAACGGGTGGTTATTATTCTGGATTGCTGCTTCAGCGGCGCCATTGGCGGAGCCTTTACCAAAGGCTCGGTCGACGACCAACTTCAGGTCGCAGCTAGGGAGGGACGTGGCACTTACATCATGACCGCTTCCACAGGCATACAAACTGCCTTGGAAAAAGAAACAGATCAGCATAGCGTCTTCACCAAGCACCTGATCGCTGGCATAGAGTCCGGAGACGCGGATATGAACCGGGACGGAACCATTACCGCAGACGAGCTCTACGACTACTTGTACATGCGTGTGCGTGAGGAAAGCCACCAGGAGCCAACTAAGTGGAGTGTAGACACACGTGGGCATTTCATTATTGCTAACAGCGGCCGCCTACCACGTAAAGAACGTGCCGAGGAATTACGGGAATTCCTGTTCGAGTTAGCCAAGGAAAATCGGATAACCACCAAAATTTTAACTGAAGCCCTGACGCTCATCAGCCGTCCGACCGATAGCTTGTCGGTAAGTGATAAAGCGCGCGATGTACTGCTTGACACACTCCGCGATAAAAAGATCGACGCTGTGGATTTTGTGCTGCAGTGGGTTCAGATAAGAAAGGTGCGGCTTAATAAGAGCCCTAGGAAACAGGCCAAGCCAGCGTCTGAGGTTGTCGCGGAGACAAGCAAGGCCCCTCCAAAATTAGCATCGATTCAAGCAGAGGCTATCTCAGAAAATCCCGATACGGAGACACGACCATCGCCTGACATCCCTCCATTAGTGATGCCTTTGTTGAACGAATCGCCCCAAGTCTCTGTTGGTAAAACGGTCCCATTTCCGCAGAAGCCAATTAGAAAATTGAATGAGAATGGCATAGAAACCCCCCTAGCGAGTGAAGTGCTACGCAATCCTGTAGTGCTCTTTCTAATAGGAATAGTTGTTATCGGCGGCATAATACTAGCTGTCACCTTGAATGGTCCATCGCCCAGCACCGAGACAGGTCACGAATATTCAGGATCCACTCAGCCGATGAAGTTGCCTGATGCAGCTCGCTTCACACAGACAGAGAACGATCCAATATCCGCAATGATAAAAGAGGCTGAACAGGGAAATGCTGGTGCGCAATTCAGACTCGGCTGGATGTATCAATATGGTAGCGGTGGCGTTCTAGAGAATAGTGAAAAAGCCAGAGAGTGGTATCGGAAGGCCGCCGAGCAAGGGCATCCTAAGGCAAGACGTCAGCTGGATGCAATAAAAATCGTTCCTACGCACCCTCAGGTACCTGCAAAGCAAGCAGATAGTAAGGTTGTCTCAGAGACCCAAGCCAAGTCGTCTACAAAGCTAGCGTCCGAGCCCACAAAAAAACAGGATAAGAAGTCAGAGCACGGCAAGGGGCGTTCTGGCGATGCTATGAAAGCTACACTTATGTATCAGGAGTCTACTGAACTGGGTAACGACAACACGAATTACCCAGCAATACACAAGTATCAGAAAGCTGCTGAAGAGGGTAATGCCGACGCGCAAAACAGCCTCGGCTCGAGTTATGCCGATGGCGAAGGCGTGCCCAAGGATCCTGCCAAAGCTATAGGGTGGTATCTCAAAGCTGCTGAGCAGAATAACCGCTACGCGCAAGCCAACCTCGGCTGGAGTTATGCCCATGGCGAAGGCGTGCCCAAGGATGCTGTCAAAGCCGTGGAGTGGTATCGCAAGGCTGCTGACCAAGGTAATGCCAACGCGCAAAACAGTCTAGGCCGGATGTATGAGAATGGTGAAGGCGTCCCCAAGGATGCTGTCAAAGCCGTGGAGTGGTATCAAAAAGCTGCTGACCAGGGTAATGACAACGCGCAAAACAGTCTAGGGCGGATGTATGAGAATGGTGAAGGCGTCCCCAAGGATGCTGTCAAAGCTGTGGAGTGGTATCGCAAGGCTGCTACCCAGAGTCACACCAACGCGCAATACAATCTGGGCCGGATGTATGCCAATGGCGAAGGCGTGCCGAAGGATGCTGTCAAGGCTGTAGAGTTGTATCGCAAGGCTGCTTCAAAGGGTCATGCCAACGCGCAAAGACAGCTCGACGCGATGAAATAA
- a CDS encoding effector-associated constant component EACC1, with the protein MHDLTRQLAQTIGSETDITAQIPEHRPTSGAKGASSILGEIVLTLFSSGGAAVALIGVLKAYFDRASNFTINIKRPSGPEITISAQNMKPEQIDNTIARVNDLFRN; encoded by the coding sequence ATGCACGATCTCACCCGCCAGTTGGCTCAAACAATTGGCAGCGAAACTGACATTACGGCACAAATACCAGAACATCGGCCAACATCGGGCGCTAAGGGTGCTTCGTCTATTTTAGGGGAGATTGTGCTTACCCTTTTCTCTAGTGGCGGCGCGGCGGTAGCACTGATCGGGGTGCTCAAAGCCTATTTCGATCGTGCCTCCAACTTCACCATTAATATCAAGCGACCTAGCGGGCCTGAGATAACTATCTCTGCTCAGAACATGAAGCCTGAGCAAATTGATAACACTATAGCGCGCGTAAACGATCTCTTCCGAAATTAG
- a CDS encoding thermonuclease family protein — protein sequence MKLAFRLVAIAALGLFISAAQAETFNGRVVGIADGDTLTVLTASKQQHRIRLAEIDAPEKSQPFGSKSKQSLSDLCFGKEAEISSRVKDRYQRIVARVKCAGVDANAEQVSRGMAWVYRRYAKDHDLYVLEHVAKVEKLGLWAGSSPTPPWQ from the coding sequence TTGAAACTGGCATTTAGACTTGTAGCTATTGCGGCATTAGGCTTATTTATATCAGCCGCACAAGCAGAAACATTCAATGGTCGAGTCGTCGGCATCGCCGACGGGGACACTTTGACAGTTCTGACCGCGTCCAAGCAGCAGCACAGGATTCGTTTGGCCGAGATCGATGCACCTGAGAAGAGCCAGCCGTTCGGGTCCAAATCGAAGCAATCGCTATCGGATTTATGTTTCGGCAAGGAGGCGGAAATCTCATCTCGTGTAAAAGATCGGTATCAGCGAATCGTGGCCCGTGTTAAATGCGCCGGCGTCGATGCTAATGCCGAGCAGGTTAGTCGCGGCATGGCGTGGGTGTACCGGCGCTATGCCAAGGACCATGATCTATATGTTTTGGAGCATGTGGCAAAAGTAGAGAAACTGGGATTATGGGCAGGTTCTTCTCCTACTCCCCCTTGGCAATAG
- a CDS encoding HTH domain-containing protein yields MERTWREAIIRVLREAQNPLEYAEIAERILTGGYYETDGATPRATVNAQITGSIKREGSASPFVKVGRGLFGLKEMAKADPVTVQPVLTRPSTDIAVTEAEVENSDSIIRSFGMYWQRDLVVWRGDPRLFGKQQAMAKPVDFSKQKGIYILYDHHTVVYIGRSIDRPVGRRLYEHTIDRLGSRWNRFSWFGLLDVTPEGDLRELPLVASLASMIGTLEALLIESLEPPQNRKRGDDFSAVEYIQDVDPELREREIQNTLRSIEQKMRGGS; encoded by the coding sequence TTGGAAAGAACGTGGCGTGAGGCCATTATTCGAGTTTTGCGCGAAGCACAGAACCCGCTTGAATATGCGGAAATTGCTGAACGAATTCTTACGGGCGGCTACTACGAGACGGATGGCGCAACGCCGCGGGCCACAGTAAATGCTCAGATAACGGGGTCGATCAAGCGCGAGGGTTCAGCATCACCTTTCGTGAAGGTTGGAAGAGGACTCTTCGGTCTTAAAGAAATGGCGAAAGCAGACCCTGTCACCGTCCAACCAGTACTTACCCGTCCTAGTACGGATATTGCAGTAACTGAAGCCGAAGTTGAGAATTCCGATTCAATCATTCGGTCATTCGGCATGTATTGGCAACGGGATCTGGTTGTGTGGCGCGGCGACCCGAGGTTATTTGGCAAGCAACAGGCTATGGCAAAGCCTGTCGATTTTAGCAAGCAGAAGGGTATCTACATCCTCTACGACCACCATACGGTTGTATACATCGGCCGATCGATCGACAGGCCGGTTGGACGAAGGCTTTATGAGCACACCATTGATCGGCTTGGGAGTCGCTGGAACCGATTCTCCTGGTTCGGATTGCTCGATGTCACACCGGAAGGCGATCTCCGCGAACTTCCTCTGGTAGCAAGCCTTGCGTCAATGATTGGTACGCTTGAAGCACTTTTGATCGAGTCTCTCGAACCCCCACAGAACAGGAAGCGCGGAGATGACTTTTCTGCGGTGGAGTACATCCAGGACGTTGATCCTGAGCTACGAGAGCGCGAAATCCAGAATACACTGCGGTCTATCGAGCAAAAAATGCGCGGTGGATCATGA
- a CDS encoding HU family DNA-binding protein, producing MNKKELVDAMAAKTDSSVAAADRALNALTEIISESLKKGESLSLPGFGTFEVRDRAARNGRNPKTGEELTIAGSRVAAFGPGAARKAAINGSGK from the coding sequence ATGAACAAAAAAGAACTCGTTGATGCAATGGCTGCAAAGACAGACTCAAGCGTTGCCGCTGCCGACCGCGCACTGAACGCACTCACGGAAATTATTTCCGAGTCGCTAAAAAAAGGGGAGTCGCTGTCGTTGCCCGGCTTTGGAACGTTCGAAGTACGTGATCGTGCGGCACGTAATGGCCGCAACCCCAAGACCGGCGAGGAATTGACAATTGCCGGATCGAGGGTTGCAGCATTCGGGCCAGGTGCGGCGCGCAAGGCAGCGATCAATGGGAGCGGAAAGTAA
- a CDS encoding SOS response-associated peptidase: MCGRFEQSETPRYYADALSAHISEQLRTLGDSSPSYNVAPGQRPWMIMLHNGELLFIGMNWGYRTPQEATVKTKPWINARVEKALTGRYFRHMFREGRVIIPAGGWYEWTVENGKKQPWYVTKRTDQPIFMAGLTNFRPDVEQTVETGFVIVTEDSGAGMVDVHDRRPVVLQPEDALLWINLDTPIEEAAYIAQTRSIPTEQFVWWKVDRAVNRVDPNNNGKHLLTPVSESG, encoded by the coding sequence ATGTGTGGCCGGTTTGAACAATCCGAGACGCCACGCTATTACGCCGATGCGCTTAGCGCCCATATCAGCGAACAGCTCAGAACGCTAGGTGACAGTAGCCCTTCCTACAATGTTGCACCTGGGCAACGGCCATGGATGATCATGCTCCACAACGGCGAGTTACTGTTCATCGGGATGAACTGGGGCTATCGAACCCCTCAAGAGGCCACTGTGAAGACGAAACCGTGGATTAATGCCCGGGTGGAGAAGGCGCTAACGGGTAGATATTTCCGGCACATGTTCAGGGAAGGACGGGTAATCATACCGGCAGGTGGCTGGTATGAATGGACCGTCGAGAACGGGAAGAAGCAGCCCTGGTACGTTACAAAGCGAACGGATCAGCCAATTTTCATGGCTGGGCTGACTAATTTTCGGCCGGACGTGGAGCAAACGGTCGAAACAGGTTTCGTGATCGTGACTGAAGACTCAGGAGCCGGAATGGTCGACGTTCACGACCGAAGGCCGGTAGTGCTACAGCCGGAGGATGCGTTGCTCTGGATCAATCTCGACACGCCAATTGAAGAGGCCGCTTATATCGCGCAGACAAGATCAATCCCGACGGAACAATTCGTCTGGTGGAAAGTGGACCGGGCAGTAAACCGGGTCGATCCGAACAACAACGGCAAGCACTTGCTGACGCCTGTAAGTGAGAGCGGCTGA
- a CDS encoding thermonuclease family protein, translating into MLSALFLATVIGISDGDTLTVLNENKQQIKIRLAEIDAPEARQPFGTNSKQSLSELCFGKQAQIKPRAKDRYGRTVARVICDGVDANAEQVNRGMAWVYRKYAKDHNLYVLQHDAKVAGRGLWSEPSPMPPWKWRQSVRHPAHQWLRYA; encoded by the coding sequence ATGCTATCCGCTCTCTTTCTCGCAACGGTAATCGGTATCAGTGACGGTGACACCTTAACCGTCCTGAACGAAAATAAGCAGCAGATAAAGATCCGGCTCGCGGAGATCGATGCACCCGAAGCTCGGCAGCCATTTGGTACGAACTCGAAACAATCGCTCTCGGAATTGTGTTTCGGGAAGCAGGCTCAGATCAAACCTCGAGCGAAGGATCGGTACGGGCGCACTGTTGCCCGTGTTATCTGTGACGGCGTTGATGCCAATGCAGAACAGGTGAACCGTGGCATGGCCTGGGTGTATCGCAAATACGCCAAGGATCATAACCTCTACGTGCTGCAGCATGATGCGAAAGTAGCAGGGCGCGGGTTATGGAGCGAGCCCTCGCCCATGCCACCATGGAAGTGGAGGCAATCTGTGCGGCACCCCGCTCATCAATGGCTCCGCTATGCCTGA
- a CDS encoding exonuclease domain-containing protein: protein MFSTIPSYVILDLETTGATPSYDRITEIALIRFEYGIETQRWQTLVNPGVSIPSFISRLTGITNDMVQGAPTFEDVASVLYDYLDGAVLAAHNVRFDYGFLKSEYQRLGAVLRQKVMCTVKLSRTLYPHHDGHSLDAILARHGLACSARHRAMGDVELVVAYVELAKQELGETAVLDAVDNLMHGPSLPPGLDSEFLGDIPDSPGVYLFYGANELPLYIGRSVALRSRVLSHFSGDHASVRDMQIGQTIKRVEWIETAGELGALLLEARLIRDRQPVYNRKLRAHKLFSLSVAAGLNQFPMVRVVSEEEIEPDVFEHLFGLFRSKRGAMKALREIIKGQKLCPRVIGIECGKGACFSSQLQQCEGVCAGQEKPELHYLRLKLALMPYRLKPWPYPGKIGVREQNATTGHVQLHVFQDWCHLKTVEDENDLQDVLTTRNSPDFDLDTYKLLQHHLKTCTDVISYEREDIHFGERPGPLMKSAGQPRQA, encoded by the coding sequence GTGTTCTCCACCATCCCCAGCTACGTCATCCTCGACCTGGAAACCACAGGGGCTACCCCCTCGTATGATCGCATCACCGAGATTGCTCTCATCCGCTTCGAATATGGAATCGAGACGCAACGCTGGCAGACCTTGGTCAATCCGGGTGTCAGCATTCCCTCCTTTATCTCTCGCCTGACCGGCATTACCAATGACATGGTCCAGGGAGCGCCCACCTTCGAGGACGTCGCCTCTGTCCTCTACGATTACCTCGACGGTGCGGTATTGGCCGCACACAATGTGCGCTTCGATTACGGATTTCTCAAGAGCGAATACCAGCGCCTTGGGGCCGTGCTGCGCCAGAAGGTGATGTGCACTGTCAAGCTCTCCCGCACGCTCTATCCGCATCACGACGGGCATAGCCTGGATGCCATCCTGGCGCGCCACGGTCTTGCCTGTTCTGCCCGCCACCGTGCAATGGGGGATGTCGAACTGGTGGTCGCTTACGTAGAGCTTGCCAAGCAGGAGCTGGGCGAAACCGCAGTGCTGGATGCAGTGGATAACCTCATGCACGGCCCCAGCTTGCCGCCGGGGCTGGACTCCGAATTTCTGGGCGACATTCCCGATAGCCCGGGCGTCTATCTCTTCTATGGCGCGAACGAGCTGCCGCTCTATATCGGCAGGAGTGTAGCCCTGCGCTCCCGGGTGCTGTCCCATTTCAGTGGGGATCATGCCTCCGTCAGGGATATGCAGATTGGCCAAACGATCAAGCGGGTGGAATGGATCGAGACTGCCGGGGAACTTGGTGCCCTGCTATTGGAAGCGAGACTGATCAGGGACCGGCAGCCCGTGTATAACCGAAAGCTGCGGGCACATAAACTCTTCTCATTGAGCGTAGCTGCTGGGCTCAACCAATTCCCAATGGTGCGGGTGGTGAGTGAGGAGGAAATCGAGCCTGATGTATTCGAGCACTTGTTTGGTCTGTTCCGCTCCAAGCGGGGGGCAATGAAAGCGCTGCGAGAAATCATCAAGGGGCAGAAGCTATGCCCTCGCGTGATCGGGATCGAGTGCGGCAAGGGCGCCTGCTTCTCCTCGCAGCTTCAGCAGTGCGAAGGCGTCTGTGCCGGGCAGGAGAAGCCGGAGTTGCATTATCTGCGCCTGAAGCTCGCGCTCATGCCCTACCGTCTGAAACCCTGGCCCTATCCGGGAAAGATCGGGGTGCGCGAACAGAACGCCACTACAGGGCACGTTCAGTTGCATGTCTTCCAGGACTGGTGCCATCTCAAGACGGTGGAAGACGAGAACGATCTACAGGATGTCCTAACAACGCGCAACTCCCCTGACTTTGACCTGGACACCTACAAGCTCTTGCAGCATCACCTCAAGACCTGCACGGATGTCATAAGCTATGAGCGGGAGGATATACACTTCGGTGAACGACCAGGCCCGCTAATGAAATCAGCGGGACAGCCACGCCAGGCGTAA
- a CDS encoding translesion error-prone DNA polymerase V autoproteolytic subunit, whose product MSPYGEKTAVIRVPLSLKSDVLVYLEPFRKSSSQDNNSADAAFPQAISNPRSLPRPIYSGKILAGQSRFPSPAQDYEQKTLDLNDRFIANPPATFFFTVKGDSMVGAGIFDGATLIVDRSLRPKSSNIVIADVDGEWMVKRLYKRSSVIKLLSENPLNEPIVLKEGQELVVFGVVTYVINEAK is encoded by the coding sequence ATGAGTCCGTATGGGGAGAAAACGGCGGTGATACGGGTTCCCCTCAGCCTCAAGTCCGATGTCCTCGTCTATCTCGAGCCCTTTCGCAAATCGTCAAGCCAGGACAACAATAGCGCCGACGCCGCGTTTCCGCAGGCCATTTCCAATCCCCGGTCCCTTCCGCGTCCCATCTATAGCGGAAAGATTCTGGCAGGGCAGTCCCGCTTTCCTTCTCCCGCACAGGATTACGAGCAGAAAACGCTCGATCTTAATGACCGCTTCATTGCCAACCCACCCGCCACGTTCTTCTTTACTGTCAAGGGCGATTCCATGGTTGGGGCCGGTATCTTCGATGGTGCAACATTGATCGTAGATCGTTCGCTGCGACCTAAGTCTTCCAACATTGTCATAGCGGACGTGGATGGGGAATGGATGGTCAAGCGCCTGTACAAGCGTAGCAGCGTTATCAAGCTGTTATCGGAAAACCCCCTCAATGAGCCCATCGTTCTCAAGGAAGGGCAGGAACTCGTTGTCTTTGGTGTGGTGACCTATGTCATCAACGAAGCCAAATAG
- a CDS encoding Y-family DNA polymerase, which yields MSSTKPNRPVFALADANSFYASCEKVFRPDLRNSPVVVLSNNDGCVIAQSREAKALGIRMAGPWFEVEERAQAIGAVAFSSNYELYANMSNRFMATLRQFSPRQEVYSIDECFLDLTGIKRDLVAYGQEIKETVTGWTGLPICVGIGHSKTLAKLANHCSKKQPELNGVCDFTRMSEKELDAVLEKLPVSAVWGIGRRLENSLKALGVENVLRLKRANLRRVRDRFGIIMQRTVQELNGEPWLKLDDVVPLAKQVMSSRSFGQRVERLSELREAISYHAANAAQRLRKQGLFANSVSVFIQNSPFDQAEFYGRTETVALPAPTECSLQITNAALWLLKKIYRPDVYYQKAGVMLWDLVPQAGKQADLLEFSAASNRSGKLMDTVDKINGKYRRSTIHLASEGVDHTWSMRRSFKSPNYTGDWNALPVVS from the coding sequence ATGTCATCAACGAAGCCAAATAGACCTGTCTTTGCATTGGCCGATGCCAATTCCTTCTATGCGTCCTGCGAAAAAGTATTCCGGCCTGACCTCAGGAATTCTCCGGTAGTCGTTCTCTCCAATAATGATGGCTGCGTTATTGCCCAGAGCAGGGAAGCCAAGGCATTAGGGATCAGAATGGCAGGGCCCTGGTTTGAAGTGGAAGAACGGGCGCAAGCTATAGGTGCGGTAGCCTTCTCCTCCAACTATGAACTTTACGCCAACATGAGCAATCGCTTCATGGCGACCTTACGCCAGTTCAGCCCACGGCAGGAAGTCTATTCCATTGACGAGTGTTTTCTGGATCTGACCGGCATCAAGCGGGACCTCGTTGCCTATGGGCAGGAAATAAAAGAGACCGTCACCGGTTGGACGGGATTGCCAATATGCGTGGGCATCGGCCACAGCAAGACGCTGGCCAAGCTTGCCAATCACTGTTCCAAGAAGCAGCCGGAATTAAACGGTGTATGCGACTTTACCCGTATGAGCGAGAAAGAACTCGATGCGGTTCTGGAGAAGCTCCCTGTCTCAGCGGTCTGGGGAATAGGACGAAGGCTGGAGAACAGCCTGAAAGCGCTGGGAGTAGAAAATGTATTACGACTCAAGCGAGCCAATCTCAGGAGGGTTCGGGACAGATTCGGCATCATAATGCAGCGCACCGTTCAGGAACTCAATGGCGAGCCATGGCTGAAGCTGGATGACGTAGTACCCCTCGCCAAGCAGGTTATGAGTTCGCGCTCATTCGGGCAAAGGGTAGAGAGACTGTCGGAGCTGAGGGAAGCGATCAGCTACCATGCCGCCAATGCCGCTCAGCGGTTGCGCAAGCAGGGCCTGTTTGCCAACTCCGTTTCCGTCTTCATCCAGAACAGCCCATTCGACCAGGCAGAGTTCTACGGCAGGACCGAGACCGTTGCCTTGCCCGCACCAACGGAATGTAGCCTGCAAATCACCAATGCGGCACTCTGGCTGTTGAAGAAGATCTACAGGCCCGACGTGTATTACCAGAAGGCGGGCGTGATGCTGTGGGACCTAGTCCCGCAAGCAGGGAAGCAGGCAGACCTGCTAGAGTTCTCGGCAGCCAGCAACAGATCGGGCAAGCTGATGGACACAGTGGACAAGATTAACGGTAAATATCGGCGCAGTACCATTCATCTGGCGTCCGAGGGTGTAGACCATACATGGTCCATGCGCCGCAGCTTCAAGAGTCCAAACTATACGGGGGACTGGAACGCGTTGCCGGTGGTGAGCTGA